A region of the Arenibacter antarcticus genome:
CTATCATCGATCGTATGTTTTAGCCTAGATAATTTTCTTTCCTCCCGATTCCCGTAATCTCTTTGTATCTCGATAATAGTTTTGGCTACCTCAATAATTTTTTCTTTTGGTGCAAAACCTATAACATCTGCAAGACGCGGATAGGTGGTATCCATACCAAAAGTACTACCCAATCCTCCTCCGACACAGATATTACATCCTTTAACTTTGTTATTTTCTTCTATAGCTATTAATCCAAGGTCATTTGCAAAAACATCCACATCATTATTTGGAGGAATTACCAATGCTATTTTAAACTTTCTAGGTAAATAGGTATGGTGATATAATGGTTCTACATCAGGGGCGCCTACTACTTTTTCCTTGTCCAGCCAAATTTCATGGTATGCGGTAGTATTGGGAAGAAAATAATCACTGATCTCTCCTGCCAGCTTATACACTTCTTCATGGATAGTAGACTCGTATGGATTAGGGCTACACATTACATTTCTGTTGACATCACCACAGGTCGCCAGTGTACTTAATAATACTTCATTTATTGTTTGGATCGTAGGTTTTAAATTTCGTTTTAGGATGCCGTGAAACTGAAATGATTGCCTGGTAGTTAATTTCAAGGTACCATTGGCAAGGCTGTCAGAAAGTCCATCTAGGGCAAGCCATTGCGCAGGAGTCGTTATACCCCCCGCAGCTCTTACCCTCACCATAAATTGGTGTAAAGGTTCTAGTTTTTTAAGTTTCCGTTCTCTTTCAAGGTCTCTATCATGTTGTTGATACGATCCGTGATATTTAATAAGTTTCACATCATCAGGGTGTAGCGCACCCGTTATGGGATTCTTTAAGCTTTCGATAATGGTTCCTCTAAGGAAATCACTTTTATCTTTAATATGCTCATCTTCAGATAATTTATCTTTATCAAGTTGTTCTGTCATATTGGCGTTTTCTGAGGAATTCAATTGTTTAAAAAATTAATAGTTACATAAGTATTCACTTTGTAACGGGCATTACGTTAATACTGATAATTCATAACTTGAAATACAAGGGTTTTATGCCACGGTCCTCGTCTATTAATAAATATCAGCCTGGTACCTATTGGATAATTGAAGTTTTTTAATGTATTCTTCTGCCTTTTCTATCGTCACTCCACCTTGTTGTTGAATTATTTGTTTTAAGGCGAGATCTACATCCTTGGCCATTTGGGTAGCATCTCCACATACGTATAGGTGAGCGCCGTTTTCTAACCAGTTGTACAGCTCCTTACCACTTTCTAGCATTCTATGCTGAACGTACATTTTTTCTGTTTGATCTCTTGAGAACGCAACATCTACTTTGGTTAATATCCCTTCCTTTAGATATTGCTGCCATTCTGTTTGATATAGAAAATCTGTGGTAAAATTTCGATCTCCAAAGAAGAGCCATG
Encoded here:
- the cysI gene encoding assimilatory sulfite reductase (NADPH) hemoprotein subunit — translated: MTEQLDKDKLSEDEHIKDKSDFLRGTIIESLKNPITGALHPDDVKLIKYHGSYQQHDRDLERERKLKKLEPLHQFMVRVRAAGGITTPAQWLALDGLSDSLANGTLKLTTRQSFQFHGILKRNLKPTIQTINEVLLSTLATCGDVNRNVMCSPNPYESTIHEEVYKLAGEISDYFLPNTTAYHEIWLDKEKVVGAPDVEPLYHHTYLPRKFKIALVIPPNNDVDVFANDLGLIAIEENNKVKGCNICVGGGLGSTFGMDTTYPRLADVIGFAPKEKIIEVAKTIIEIQRDYGNREERKLSRLKHTIDDRGLEWFVTELHTRLGWNLSRPYPYSFTSNGDTYGWLKGINEKWFYTLFVEHGRVKDEKGYTLKTSLKEIAQLHRGDFRLTGNQNLIIGNVAEKDKEIIEAILEKNGVKNHPKLTGLRKSSMACVALNTCGLAFAESERYLPSLIDKLDVIMKDNGLEDDEITIRMTGCPNNCARSSLGEIGFVGRAIGRYNLYLGASHNGDRLNSLYKEMLSEKDIIKELEPIIATYSKERNKGEHFGDFVIRKKIVNKTDRPLKVLSS